In a single window of the Tribolium castaneum strain GA2 chromosome 8, icTriCast1.1, whole genome shotgun sequence genome:
- the Rad23 gene encoding UV excision repair protein RAD23 homolog B, giving the protein MKITVRNLYQKNFIIHIEPSKTVKDLKQQIEAEKGKDYRWDYQRLIYRGKILKDEAPLSEYNIDEDKFIVIMVSKPDSGTTEVANSGDNSATQPSATPAAAPAPAAPAAPAPVAPASNLSSEAESALLMGEEYENMVQNIVDMGYPRDQVEQALRASYNNPDRAVEYLINGIPAMGEDQEAAPSMSGIDERQSDASDPLAFLRSQPQFQQMKQVVQQNPQLLNAVLQQLGQTNPALLNLISQNQESFVRLLNEPSAGAAPAATGNAPPAPVVAQGGGGTPPQGTTIQFTPQDKDAIERLKALGFPEHLVVQAYFACEKNENLAANFLLSQNFDD; this is encoded by the exons ATGAAGATAACAGTGCGAAATctctatcaaaaaaatttcattattcaCATTGAGCCGTCTAAAACG GTCAAAGACTTAAAACAACAAATCGAAGCCGAAAAGGGCAAAGATTACCGATGGGACTACCAGAGACTAATCTACAGAG GCAAAATCCTAAAAGATGAGGCACCACTATCGGAATACAACATCGACGAGGACAAATTTATCGTAATTATGGTCTCAAAACCCGACTCTGGCACCACCGAAGTGGCCAACAGTGGCGACAACTCCGCCACTCAACCCAG CGCGACACCTGCGGCAGCCCCCGCCCCGGCGGCCCCCGCAGCCCCAGCCCCCGTGGCCCCGGCCTCTAATCTGAGCAGCGAAGCGGAATCGGCCCTCCTCATGGGCGAGGAGTACGAAAACATGGTCCAGAACATCGTCGACATGGGCTACCCCCGCGACCAAGTGGAGCAAGCCCTGCGCGCCAGCTACAACAACCCCGACCGGGCAGTGGAGTACCTCATCAACGGCATCCCGGCCATGGGCGAGGACCAGGAGGCGGCCCCCAGCATGTCGGGCATCGACGAACGGCAATCCGACGCCAGTGACCCCCTTGCCTTCCTGCGCAGCCAACCGCAGTTCCAGCAAATGAAACAGGTTGTCCAACAAAATCCGCAGCTTTTGAACGCCGTTTTGCAACAATTGGGACAGACGAATCCCGCACTCTTGAATTTGATTTCACAAAATCAGGAATCTTTCGTCAGACTGCTCAACGAACCGTCGGCGGGGGCAGCCCCCGCCGCCACGGGCAATGCGCCCCCAG CCCCCGTTGTCGCGCAAGGAGGCGGTGGTACTCCGCCCCAGGGAACGACGATTCAGTTCACCCCACAAGACAAAGACGCTATTGAGAGATTGAAGGCTTTGGGTTTTCCCGAACATCTAGTAGTCCAGGCGTACTTCGCgtgtgaaaaaaatgaaaatcttGCGGCGAATTTTCTCCTGTCGCAGAATTTCGATGACTAA